A region of the Pseudarthrobacter sp. MM222 genome:
CCATAATGACGTCTTCCCAGCGGACGATCCCGCCCTTGGCTACGTCATTGCGCAGTTCGACGTGGTGGGCCAGCGCGACCGGCAGGGCGCCGGTACTGACGGAGTGCTTGGCCGAAACGAGTTGGCCCCAGACGGTGTATCCGCCTTCGCCGTCGAGGAATTCACCGGCTTTGAGGTCTTTCTTGGCGGTGGCGACCACGTCGCCGAAGAACCCGATGGGTGAGCCCGTGGGGATTCCGCGGAGGACGGCGTTGGCGATGGACACGTTCAGTTCCAGGCCGACGTAGTGGTAGGGGCGGTACAGGGCGGCGTACTGGCCGGTGGGGTCCGGGTGCCAGGGGTATTCGTTGAAGCAGCCGGAGACGTAGGCGTTCGTTGCCTTCACGACGACGAAGACGCCTTCCTGGGTGTTGTGGGGGATCCAGGTGCCGTCGCGGTTGACACTGGACATGACGTCGACGGTCCCTTCGTGTGCGAGGGCTCCTCCGACGTCGGCGGGGCGGCAGATTGAGGCGATTTCCTCAACGTCTCCCGGCGTGAACGTCAGCCCGGTGTCAGAGGGGACCAGTCCTGCCCCGTTGGCGACGGCGGCCATTTCGATGGCGGCCTTGGTGCCGTCGCGGAAGGAGGTGTGCATGTTCGGGTTCAGCTGCCCGGAGTCGGTAAGTTCCTTGGAGAATTCCCAGTTTTCCCAGACGTTGTCGGGGTTCATCTCGTGGTAGTGCTCAAGGAATTTGGCGCCCTTGCCGGCGCAGACGACGTCGAATCCGCTGGTGCGGGCCCAGTCGACAAGTTCCATGATGAGGGCCGGCTGGTCGCCATACGCCATTGAGTAGACAACACCGGCTGCTTCTGCCCGCTTGGCAAGAGCGGGCCCTGCCAACGCGTCGGCTTCAACCGTGACCATGATGATGTGCTTTTTCGTTTCGATGGCACGCAGCGCGTGCTTGACGCCAACAATGGGGTTGCCGGTGGCTTCCACGATGATGTCGATGTCGACGTCGAAAAGCTCGTCAGCGTTGGCCACGATCGCGGTTGAGCGGTCCCTCAACGCGGTTGCTATGTCGGCGGCGATCTGGTCTTTGGGCCATCCAACGAGTTCGAAAGCGCCTTCAGCGCGCTTGACGTTAATGTCCGCGATGGCGACAACGTGGATGCCCGGGATGTTGTTTGCCTGGGCCAGGTACATCGTCCCGTAGCGTCCGGCGCCGATCAGGCCGACCCGGATGGGCTTTCCGTCGGCCTCGCGCTGGGTCAGGAGATGGTGCAGATTCATGGGTTGCCTTTCAAGGGATACGGCGCTGTTCCGGAAGGGATGCGGGCTGGTCTGGGATCAACCGCAGCTTTTGGGGCTCTACTTTTCACCTTGCGGCTCGCCGCCCTCGGTAGTGAGGCTGCAGAACAAGCGGGACCGAACTAAGGTAAAATAAGTGGAACCGGTACACTTTTATGTCACAGGGAAAGGCCTAAGGTCAAGCCTTAGGCTGAAAAAGGTTCCCAGATGTCCAGGAAGTGCCAGTCAAGGAGTAGGCGTGCAGAAACAACCGACCATCCGCGATGTTGCCCAGGCGGCCGGGGTGTCCGTTGCGGTCGTCTCGCGCGTGCTGAACCCGGGCTCAGGTCCCGTCGCCGCAGCTACACGCAGCAGAGTAAACGACGTGATGAAGAACCTCGGTTACCACCCCCGCACGGCAGCCAGGGAGCTTAAGTACGGCCCGCCTACTACCCTGGGGCTGCTGCTCGCCGATGTCTCCAACCCTTTTTTCGCCCGACTCGCCGACCAGGTGGTGCAGGAAGCGCACGCCCGCGGAATCCAGGTGCTGCTGATGACCACGCAGGAGGATGACCAGCTGGAGTCAGAACGCCTGGCGACACTGATCGAACGCAGGGTCAGTGGGATTATCGCGACCCCGACCGGCAACAACCTGGCAATCTGGAAGCAGCTCCAGGACCTGGGAACTGACGTGGTCTTTGTCGACAGGTCAATACCTTCGCTCCCCGAAGTTGACGTTGTGAGCATCGACAACTTTGAATCTGCCCGGTCCGCTACAGCGTTGCTCGCGGCGCACGGCCACCGCCGCATCGGGATCATCTCCGGGCCAGCTGCCTCCACCACCGGAACGGACCGGATTGCCGGCTATCGGCAAGCCCTGGAAGCGGCCGGTCTGGAGCAGGATGAGCTCCTCATCCGGCACGCAGCGTTCCGCGGGCCGGCGGGAGGAGATGCCGCGTCAGCGCTGCTCAGCATCGAAGAGCCGCCCACGGCCTTGGTGGTGGCAAATACCGCCCAGGTAACCGAAGTTCTGCGGCGCCTCTCCCACGCCGGAATCGACATCCCCGGGACGCTGTCCGTCATCGTCTTCGACGATTCACCCTGGACAGAACTCATGACCCCGGCCCTGACAATCGTCAGGCAACCCATAGATCTGCTCGCCCGGCACTCCGTGCAGCTCGCTTTATCCAACACGCAGGGCAAGACGTCGGGAAAACCCCACGTCATACGCGTAGCCGCCGAATTGGTCGAACGGTCCAGCGTTGCCCGGCTGCAGTTCTCGAAGTAACAAGCTGGCATCCGCTCCTAACGGTTTACAGCCGCGCCCGCCCTGTGGTAAAAAAGTGTACCGGTTCCACTTCGGGATGATTCACGGCGGGAAGGCACCCTGCGCGAGCACCGCCGCGTCTGCAAGGCACTGGGCAAGCGGGACGAGAAAGCAGCAAGAGCAGCCTTTCTCGACCATATCGGCACAGCCCAGGACGCCTTAACCACCGCCATCAAAGCATCAGTACCCCTGTCCGTTCAGGCCAGGAACCAGCAAGTATTCAAAGGAGAATCAGATGCCAAAGCGCATCCTGGCCGCCGCAGCTGTGGCCGTTGCACTCACCGTTACTACTGCCCTCACCGGTTGCGGCGGGGGCGCGGCGCCCGGCGCCGGTGCGCCCAGCACCACCATCCGCCTCGGCCTCGGTGACCCCGCAACCTCTTCCATGGGCGTCACCGCAAAGCACTTCGCCGACAAGGTAGCCGAGCTGAGCGACGGCAAGGTCAAGGTCGAGACATTCCCCGACGGCACCCTCTTCGGCGGGGACCAGAACGCCGCCGTCAACCTGCTCGGAAACGGCACGCTGGACTCGACCATCATGTCCACCTCGGTATACGCATCCTTCGAACCAAAAATGAATGCCATCAGCCTTCCCTACCTCTTCAAGGACACGGAGGAGGTCACCAAGTACCTCGAAGGCGAGCCGGGCAAGGAACTGCTGGGCTCACTGGACAAGCTGGGCATCAAGGGCGTATCCATGCTGACCCGCACTCCGCGGCACACCACCAACTCGGTGCGTCCCATCACCCAGCCCGAGGACTTCAAGGACCTGAAGCTCCGCGTACCGCAGAATGACCTCTGGGTTAAGTTCTTTGGCTCACTGGGCGCCAACCCGACGCCGATGGACTTTAAAGAGGTTTACACCGCCCTGCAGCTCGGCACTATCGACGGCCAGGAAAACCCCCTGGAAGTTCCAGTCAACAACAAGTTCTTCGAAGTCCAGGACTACCTCTCCCTGACGAGCCACATCTCCGACGCCTTCGTCCTCGGGTTCAGCAAGAAGAAGTGGGACTCCTTCGATGAGGACACCCGGAAGGTCCTGCAGGAAGCTGCAGACGGGACCGCTGACTTCAAGACAAAGTACGACAACGACGAAGCCACCAAAACCCTCGACAAGCTGAAGGGCGAAGGCGTGAAGATCAACGAGTTGACGCCCGAAGCCAGGGAAAAGTTCCAGGCGGCAGCGCAGAAGGTCTACCCCGAGCTTGAGGGCAAGGTCGGCAAGGAATTCGTCCAGTCAAGCCTTGAATTCCTTGGACGGTAAGGTGACCGGTCCAGTGCAGGAGACGAGTTCAGTGCATGATGATGGAACCGCCCCAACCCGGGGGGCTGAACATCAGGCGGCCGAACATAGCATCAAGGTGGTTCCGGTAAGCGAAGTCTCGGAACCTCGTGGTCTGATCTGGAAGGCCGTGGATGCTCTCCTCTTCGTCGGAATCACCGCGATGCTGCTCAGCCTTGCTGCCCAGATGGTCAGCCGGCAGATGGGAGCCTCGCTGCCATGGACCGAGGAACTGACCAGGTTCCTGTTCATGGACACCACCTTCCTGGGGATGGCAGCAGGCTTCCGGGCCGCCGTGCACCCGCGGGTGAGCTTCGCGGTGGCGTGGGGACCAGCCTGGCTCAAGCAAGTCAGCATGCATCTCTACGCCATCTGCGGGACCGTGTTCTTCAGTGTCCTGATCTACAAGACGTGGGAACTGATGCTGCAACAGTACGCCGCCGGAGAGTCCAGTCCTGCCCTGGGACTCAAGATGTTCCTGGTAACCCTGCCCCTTGTGATCAGCGCGGCACTCGCCATCGTCGCCCATATCACGACTGTCTACTTCTCCCCGTACATGCGTAAGAGGATCCTCGAAGGAGAGATGATCGCATGAGCCTGACCCTGCTGGGCATTTTCCTCCTCCTGCTGCTGCTGGGCGTTCCGCTCTCAGTCTCACTCGGCATTGGCGTCATCGCGACGCTGCTGATCTTCGACATCCCCCTCGAACTGTTGCCGCAGTCCATGATGAGCTCCATGAACAGCTTCCTGCTGGTTGCTGTCCCCTTGTTCGTCCTGGCCGGCAACCTCATGGCCGGAGGGGGTATTTCGGACCGCATCTTCCGTGGCGCTGAAGTCATCTTCGGCCGCTTCCGTGGCGGCCTTGGCCAAGTGAACATCGCATCGAGCGCGATCTTCGGCGGCATCTCCGGTTCCTCGGTTGCCGACATTGTCAGCCTTGGCAAGATCGAGATCAAGGCCATGACTGACCATAAGTACCCGCGGCCCTATGCGGCAGCGATGACCATGGTCACCGCTACCCTGTCCTCACTAATACCGCCGAGCATCCTCATGATCATCGCTGCCTCGACCGCGAACGTCTCGGTAGGCGCGGCACTCGCGGGAGGATTTGGACCCTCCGTTGTCCTGATCATCGTCCTGATGATTGTGAATTTCTTCCTGTCAGCACGCCACGGTTACGGCGAGGTCTCAAGGACGCCGTTTAAGAAGGGCCTTAGGATCGTCCTCGGGGGAATCCCGGCCATGGGCGGCCCGGTGATTATCCTGGTGGGCATGTTCAGCGGGCTCGTCACGCCCACGGAGGCGGCCGCCGTCGCCGTCTTCTACAGCCTGCTGGTCGGCATCTACGTCTACCGGGACATGAAGTGGCGCCAGATGCCCAAGATGATCGTGGACGCCGGCCTCACCACCGGTACCATCCTGCTCATCGCCATGATCGCCGGCGTTGCCTCTTACATCTTCACCATTGACGGGCTGCCGGCAAAGGTCAGCAGCTGGCTGCTGAGCGTCAGCACTGACCCCACCATCGTCATGCTACTGATCGGCCTGATCCTGATCATCATCGGAACCGTGATGGACAAAGTCGCAGCCATCCTGCTTTGCACACCGGTGCTCATGCCCGCGGCCGTGTCTTCCGGTGTGGATCCCATCCACTTCGTCGTCTTCCTCGTTGCTGCCCTTGCCGTTGGCCTGGTCACGCCGCCTGTCGGCGTCTGCCTGTTCGCGGCGTCCTATGTCAGCGGGCTGCCGATGGAGAAGATCGTGAAGGCCGCGGTGCCGCTCTACGTGGTCATGGTGGTTGCCATCGTCATGCTGGCCGTCTTCCCGCAACTCATCCTGTGGCCGTCTGATCTCCTGACTGACCAGTAACGCCTGCCCTCAGTTCGATATCCATACAGTCACAGAAACAGGAAAACCATGTCTTCCCCCATTCGGAAAACCGTCAGCAGCTACATCGCCGGTCCTGCACGCCCTAATCGCTAAAGGATTCCCAATGCCTGAACATGACCACCCAGCCCTTGCCCTGATGGGATTAGGGCCGATGGGGGAACCCATGGCGCGCCGGCTGCTGAAGGGCTACGGCCAGCTGACTGTCTGGAACCGGACTGCTTCGAAAGCCGAAGCCTTGGTGGGCCTGGGCGCCCGCGTCGCGACCTCACCATTTGAGGCGGCCGCCGACATAGTTCTCACCGTGTTGCCGGACCTAAGCCACGTCGAATCGTTGCTTCCGGGAGACGAGGGCCTGATAGCCGGATGGACAGCCCGGGGCATTGCCCGGCCGATACTCGTCGTGCACGGGACCGTTTCGCCGGGGGCAGTGGCAGCCTTCGGCGAACGGATGCTTCGCGAACATGGCGTCCGAGTCCTGGACGCCCCCGTCAGTGGCGGCACCGTGGGCGCCCAAAACGGCACCCTGAGCATCATGGTGGGCGGGGACGAGGACACGTTTAGCACGGTCACCCCGGCGTTCGAGTTCTTGGGCAGCACCATCCGGCACATGGGCCCGGGAGGTTCGGGCGCACTCGCCAAAGCCTGCAACCAGATCGTGGTCGCCGGCACGGTCACGGCAGTTTCCGAAGCCATGCTTCTCGCGCGCGGTGGGGGACTGGATCCATCGGTGATGCTTGAACTGCTTCGGGGTGGGCTGGCCGACTCCGAGGTCCTGCGCCAAAAAGGGCACAGATGGATCGACGGCGACTTCACAGATGGCGGCAGCGCCCAAAACCAGCTGAAGGACCTCAACTTCGTGCTGGGGGCGGCTAGAACAGCACACCTGGAGCTACCCCTGAGCACGGTAATCCAGGATCTTTTCGGGGATATGGTCGCGCGCGGCGACGGCGCCCTTGACCACACAGGAATCCTCCGGACCCTTGCTCAGCGCAAAAGCGCTCTCACTGAGACCTGAAAACCCTCACGAAAGGCGCGAAAGTACCCCTTCTGCGGCCATTCTGCCCCAGGGTGACTAAGGGCCGTTGGGATTGCGCTAACTCATGTGGTCACTGAGCACGCTGCCCGTCTATTTTTGGTTTCGGAGGTTGTGCGGGGTGGAGGGGTTCGGCGACTACCGGTGGCTTCGAACGCTGCGGCGAGTTGCAGCAGTTTAGTGTCGGAGTAGGCCTTGCCCGCGATCGTTAGGCCGACCGGCATGCCCATGTCTGGGGCGGTTCCCATGGGAACCGTGACGGTGGGGATGCCCAAATGCCGCGGGACCAGGTTTCCGTTGGCCACCCATACGCCGTTACGCCAGGCCAGGTCCGCTGATTGCGTGTTGCGGTCGGCGTCGGCCGGTCCAACGTCTGCAACAGCGGGGAAGACCACTGCGTCGAGCCGTAGACGGTCCATCCACCGCTCGAGGTCCGCGCGGCGTGTTTCTTCGAGCCCTTTGAGGCCGTCGGCGATGTGGGGTATTTCGGATAAGGACGGAACTCCGTTTTTTCGCACCCATGCCGGGTAGTCGCTGATGTCGTCGTCGAAGCCGTCGTACCGGTCCGGAAGTGAGCCGTCGGGGGCGGGGAAGATGGCATCGCCGTCGACGTCGGCCAGCCGGTGAAGGGTCGGATCCCCGTTGGCGTCCAGGAAGTCGTTCCATGCCCACACCGAGAGGTCCACGATCTCGCGGGGAAGGTACTCGGCGGATACCAAGCCGCGGGTGGCGATGGTGGGGGCGCCGGGGCGATCTCCCTCGTAGTTCGATACCACCGGAAAATCGACCTCGATGATCTCGGCGCCGGCCGCCTCCAGATCCCGTCGTGCGGCGTCCCACAGTTCGATGATGGAGGCCCTGGTATCAATACGCTGTCCTGTGGGCCCACCGATCCCCGGGGCCGGAGCGGTCCCGGCGTCATGATCGGCGTTAATGTACATGCGGGGGATCCCGAGACGCTTCCCCGCCAGGATGCCGGCGGCAGCCGTAGTGTCCGGGACCGCCAGGTCCAGATAGGAGGCAGGGCGTAGGGCGGACGCCTTGGGAATTTCCACCCAGGGTTGAACCCGCCAGAAGTCGCCGCGGGTTTCTGCGTCGTCGGTCACCACCACGTCCAGGACTTCCAGGAGGTCGTCCATGGTCCGGGTGTGCGGGACCACGACGTCCATGGTGGGAACCAGCGGCCAGTTACCCCGGACGGAGATGACCCCGCGGGACGGGGTGTAGGCGCACAGTGCGTTGTTTGACGCCGGCGCCCGGCCAGAGGACCAGGTTTCCTCTGCGAGGCCGAAGGCGGCGAAGCTGGAAGCCGTCGCCGTTCCGGAACCGTTGGAGGATCCGGAAGCGAACGCTGCTGTGAGGTAGTCGGCGTTATAGGGGCTCTCCGCCCGACCGTAGACGCCGCGCTGCATTCCTCCGTTGGCCATCGGCGGCATGTTGGTAAGGCCTATCAGGACGGCCCCGCCGGCGCGGAGCCGCTCGATGGTGAAGGCGTCCTTCTGGGCCACCAGATTTCTGAAGGCCGGCGATCCTGCAGCCACGGTCAGCCCCCGCGCCTGGTAGCTGTCCTTTGCGGTGTAGGGGATCCCGTCCAGTGGGCCAAGGGTGGCCCGCAGAACGCGGCGTTCATCGGAGGCCCTCGCGTCCGCCAGGACCTCCGGGTTCATCACCACCATGGAATTGAGCCGGGGGCCGGCTGTGTCGAACGTCTCGATCCGCTCCAGGTACAGGCGTACGAGTTCCTCGCTGGTCACCTCGCCGGCATCCAGTGCCTCCCGCAGCTGCTGAATGGTCGCTTCCACGACGTTGAACGCGCTCACGCTGCCTGACCCTTCGAGCCGGCTGCCGCCGGCTGCTGCTGAGTGATGCAGTGGATTCCTCCGCCGAAGGCAAAAATGTCACGGGCGTCCACCAGTTCCACCGTCCGGCCGGGATACGCACGTTCCAGGATTCCGGCCGCGACGGCGTCGTTCGGGTCATCAAAGCTGCACAACACCACCACATTGTTGGCCACATAGTGGTTGATGTAGGACCAGTCCACATACCCCTCGTCGTCATTCAGGACGGTAGGGGCCGGCACGTCAACGATGCGCAGGGGCCGGCCCTGCGCGTCAGTTTCGCCGGCCAGCACCGCGTGGAGTTCCTGGTAGACCTCATAGTCCGGGTGCAAGGGATTGTTCTGTCGGTGCAGCAGAACGGTGCCGGGGCCTGCAAAGGAGGCCACGATATCCACGTGCCCCCGGGTCCCGAATTCGCCGTAGTCACGGGTGAGCCCACGCGGCAGCCAAATGGCTTTGCTGGTACCCAGCGCCGCGTGGATCTCGGCTTCCACCGCCTCCCTGGTGGCGCCGGGATTGCGGCTTGGGTCCAGTTGCACCGTTTCGGTCAGCAGGACGGTCCCGTCGCCGTCCACGTGGAATCCGCCGCCCTCGTTGACAAGGGAACTTGGCCGGATTGGCGCCCCTGTCGCTGCGGCCACGGTCCGCGCCACGGCTTGGTCCTTGTCCCAGGCGGCCCAGCTTTGGGCGCCCCAACCATTGAAGATCCAGTCGACGGCGGCAATCGAACCGTCAAGCCGGTGGGTGAAGGTGGGGCCGCTGTCCCTCAGCCAGGCATCATCGAGGGGAACTTCCACCACCGTGATCCCCTCGCCGAGCCATTGCCTTGCCGCTGCGGCGTCGCGAGGGTCGGCCACTACCGTGACGGGTTCATACCGGGCGATGGTGCGGGCGACGTTGGACCAGGCCGCGCGGGCCCGGTCCAGGGTGGGGCTTCCCACGGGACCGAACGTGTCATTGGGCGGCGGGAAGGCCATCCATGTCCGGTGATGTTCCTCCCATTCGGCGGGCATATGGCCCTTGGCTACAACGTCGATTGCGGTGGAGGCCGAAGCCGGGGCAGATGTCATTGGGTTTCCTGAATCTTCTGGAGTGGCTGGCGGTGTTGCTTCAAACGGGCTGACTGAGGGGGTGCCCACCTTGTTGGGTGCGGTGTGGAGCTGCGGTGGTGTCGGCGTCGAAGGCCACCTTGCCCCCGACGACGGTCATGCGGGCGTGGTTTGCCAGTAGCCCGGAAGGTTCGGCGGCGAGGGGGTTGCTGTCCAGTACGGTGAAGTCCGCGAGGTAGCCGGCAGCGATGCGGCCCTGCCGGTCCTCGGTCCGGCAGGAGAACGCGGCGTCACGGGTCGCGTGGCGGAGTGCGTCGGCGAGGTCCAGGGCGTATCCGGGCAGGTTGGCTTCGAGGGTGGGGTCCAGGGCCGAGCGCCTGGTGGATGCGACATACATGTTGGGCAAGGGCTGATGCGGGGCGGTCGGTGCGTCGGTACTGAGGGCCAGGGTTGCGCCTGCGTCGGTGAATTCGGTCCAGGGGTATGCCCTCTCGGTGCGGTGGTCTCCCAGCACGCTTTGCCAGTTTTCCTGAATGGCGGGGTCGGCGTGGACGGGCTGCATCGAAGCCACCACGCCGAGCGCTGCAAGCCGCCTGACGTTATCCTCCGTCACCGTTTCGAGGTGTTCGATGCGGTGCCTGCGGTCCCGGGGACCGTTACGCCGGTATGCCTCCTCCAGGGCGTCCAGGGCTATGTCGGATGCCTCATCACCTATGGCGTGCAGTGCTATCTGGAGTCCGGCTGCGTCGGCCGCGGTTACGACGGGGGTCAGGGAACCGCGGTCCCAGATAGGCGCACAGGAGCTGCCGTCGGCGTACGGCTCCTTCATGGCTGCTGTGCAACTATCAATAACGCCGTCAACAACGAGCTTGATTCCGCAGATCTGCAGCCAGTCACCGTTCAGCTCAGCGGCCAGGCGGACGGCCTTTACTACTTGCGCCACGTTCCCGGCCTCGGTTTCTCGGCGGGCCACCAGGACGTGCCCTTTGACCCTGATCGGGAGGGTGTTGTTGTGCCGAACCAGGGCACGCCGGAAGGCGGCAAGGTCATCGTCCTGCACGGCCATGTCCACCGCTGCCGTGACCCCGACGGCGAGATAGTTGGTGAAGGCCTCCTCCAGCTGGGCATCCCGGTCTTCGTCGGTGGCGTAGGCGGCGAGGGCGGGCCAGACGATTTGCTGGGCCGCAGTCTCGTACAGCATCCCGTCGGCTTTCCCGGTTTCCGGGTTCCGGCCGATGCGTCCGCCGATGGGGTCGGGGGTATTGTCATCAATTCCCAGTTCCGCCAGGGCGACGCTGTTGACCCATACCGAGTGCAGGTCGTTGGCATCCAGGTAAACGGGACGCTCCGGTACTGCTTCGTCCAGCAAGTCCCGGGTGGGGTGCTTCCCGGCCAGTGAACTGTAGAGCCATCCGGCGCCCAGGATTCGTCGTGCGTCGGTGCCGTCGGCTGCCTCTCGGAGGCGGCGCTGCAGATCAGCCAGGTCGGTACCCTCGCGCAGCGGGACCTTTTGCAAAGCCTGCCCCATCATCAAAAGGTGTGTGTGCGCGTCGATGAATCCGGGAAGGACAAAGCCGCCACCGAGGTCCACTTCAGCAGCACCCTCTCCTGCCGCGTGACGTGCGTCGGCCTCATTTCCTACGTGGATGAAGCGGGAACCATCCACCACGAAGGCGTCGGCGAGGGAGTCGTCGGCGGTGAAGACGGTGGCATTGGTGTACAGCGTGCGAGGCAAGGCAGTGCTTTCTGTGGGGAAGGGGCGGGACATCAGGCGATCGCCGCCTGGTTGAGGTCCAGGGATGGGTCGCTGGTGCCGGCCTTTTCGGTGCGGACTGAAATCCTTGAAATGAGGAGCAACGGAACCATCAGGACCAGTGTCATGCCTGCCAGGATGTAACCGAGGACGTCGTAACCGGCGGCGGCTGAGACGAAGGTTCCGAAGAACGGAGCGAACGAGGACCCGACCAGATAGACCCCGAGTACCGGTGCGGACCAGCGGCCGGCCGCGTCCAGCGCAGCTGCTGTGGCCACGATGTAGATAAATGCCAGCATGTAGAGGGTGTTCCAGGCGATGATGACGGCCATGTACCAGCCGGGATCAGTGACGATTCCCGAGAGCATCTTCAGGGCAGCGCCGGCCAGCAGGGCCACCGCCAGCGGTATTGTCCGGCCAAGCCGTCGCCCGGCCAGTCCGACAAGTCCGGAGGCGATGAGGCCGCCTAAGGTCGACAGGCTCAGGACCAGCCCCATACCGGTTTCGTCCAGCTGCGCCTGATCCGCGCCCATGGTCGCGGCGACAGCCCACAGCGAGTCTTCGCTGAGCGCCCACAAAGCGAAGCATGCGAGCAGCCCGAAGCCTGCCAGGGCTGTTGTCTTCGAGGCCTTCCTGGGCTGGGACACGGCCGGGAGGGCTTCGGTCGACGGGCGGTCCGGCAGCCAGGCAGTGGTGAACAATGCGGCCAGGGCCAGGCCCGCCAGCAGGCCAAATGCGCTGCCCATGCCCGCGCCCAGAACAGGAATGACGAAGAGGATAACCGATACGATCGCGCGGTTCGTGAATCCGCTGATGCCGGATGCGCGGTCGGGATTGCGAAGAGCGCCCAGGGCGGCACCGCCAGCCGAAACCGCTCCTCCGGCTCCAAGACCACCCACCAGGACGCCGGCAATGACGAAGGGCGCCGACGGAATGAAGGCAGCAGCACCGAAACCCGCCGCGGCCAATACCAGCCCGGCACGGGCAATGAGGTACCTCCCGTTTCGAGACGCCCACTTTGACGTCAGGAGGCAGGTGACCGCGCACGCAAGGAGCGAACCCGTCATGAGTGTCCCCGCCTCGGTATCTGAGAAGCCGGGTTCTCCCGTAAGAGCGACGATCATGACGGGCACCAGGTTGGCGGTCATGAAGCCGACGACGCTGATACCGAATACCGAGATGGCCCGTGTAGCGGTGAGGGGAACGCGCCCTGTTTGGTGGTCCTGGGACATGGACTGCTCCTTGCTGGGATGGAGTGAAGGCCGTCACAAAATGAATGGCCTTCATTTATTATGAGGATGACCGCTCCCCAGCACAAGGGTTTTTATGAAAGCCTTTCAGAAATCCATTTTCACCCCTTGGCGCAGCCCGGCAAGGAGCATCTCCACGGCAAAGGCGAAAGCCGCCTCGGACCGCTTCGCCGGAGGGCCGAGGTTGGCTATGGCCGCGGAAAGCGCCGGAAACTGGCCTGATGGGGGAGACCAGACAACTTCCGGAGCGGTAAGCTCCAGGGCCGAACCGAGAACGAGGTAGTCCACGGTGGTGATGGCGGGAACAACCGCGGAAGCTGCCAAGCCAGCCTTTCCCAAAACGATGGCCATGTCCTCGTAAATCCCCATGACGCCCAGATCCCGAACTGTCTGGGTCACCAAGAGCGGCACCAGGCGGGGATGCTCCAGCAGGCAGGTACGGTAACCATGCGCCAACGTGCGAAGTGCGTCCTCCCACGAGAGGTTCTCCGTATCGAGAAGAGGCCGACTGGAAAAGACGCGCCCGCGCATGAGCTCGATGATGTGCTCACGGTTCTCGATGTAGTTATATAGGGCTGATTGGCTGACCCCCAGCTCCTTCGCAACCTTAGGAAAGCTGAAGTCTCCGAAGGCATCCACCAGTGACAATGCCGTACTGACGATGGCATCGACGGACAGGAGTGGCGATCGTGGGCGCGGCATGGGACTCCTTGACGGGGATAGGGTCCATTCAATCTAACTGGCCTTTCCCACTTGCGAATGCCATCAGGATGATTCCAGTCACCGATCATTTGGACCGGGTGATCTCGTCGACATGAGCGAGTCGTTCCAGGCCGGCCTGTCTGTACTTGCGCGCTTCGCATGCACATAGAGACCACCGCACTTTGCATCGTCCCCAGCGCCTGCGTGGCCTCCCCGGGGAACTGGCTAGGCCGCTAC
Encoded here:
- a CDS encoding NAD(P)-dependent oxidoreductase encodes the protein MPEHDHPALALMGLGPMGEPMARRLLKGYGQLTVWNRTASKAEALVGLGARVATSPFEAAADIVLTVLPDLSHVESLLPGDEGLIAGWTARGIARPILVVHGTVSPGAVAAFGERMLREHGVRVLDAPVSGGTVGAQNGTLSIMVGGDEDTFSTVTPAFEFLGSTIRHMGPGGSGALAKACNQIVVAGTVTAVSEAMLLARGGGLDPSVMLELLRGGLADSEVLRQKGHRWIDGDFTDGGSAQNQLKDLNFVLGAARTAHLELPLSTVIQDLFGDMVARGDGALDHTGILRTLAQRKSALTET
- a CDS encoding TRAP transporter large permease: MSLTLLGIFLLLLLLGVPLSVSLGIGVIATLLIFDIPLELLPQSMMSSMNSFLLVAVPLFVLAGNLMAGGGISDRIFRGAEVIFGRFRGGLGQVNIASSAIFGGISGSSVADIVSLGKIEIKAMTDHKYPRPYAAAMTMVTATLSSLIPPSILMIIAASTANVSVGAALAGGFGPSVVLIIVLMIVNFFLSARHGYGEVSRTPFKKGLRIVLGGIPAMGGPVIILVGMFSGLVTPTEAAAVAVFYSLLVGIYVYRDMKWRQMPKMIVDAGLTTGTILLIAMIAGVASYIFTIDGLPAKVSSWLLSVSTDPTIVMLLIGLILIIIGTVMDKVAAILLCTPVLMPAAVSSGVDPIHFVVFLVAALAVGLVTPPVGVCLFAASYVSGLPMEKIVKAAVPLYVVMVVAIVMLAVFPQLILWPSDLLTDQ
- a CDS encoding NAD(P)H-dependent oxidoreductase; amino-acid sequence: MNLHHLLTQREADGKPIRVGLIGAGRYGTMYLAQANNIPGIHVVAIADINVKRAEGAFELVGWPKDQIAADIATALRDRSTAIVANADELFDVDIDIIVEATGNPIVGVKHALRAIETKKHIIMVTVEADALAGPALAKRAEAAGVVYSMAYGDQPALIMELVDWARTSGFDVVCAGKGAKFLEHYHEMNPDNVWENWEFSKELTDSGQLNPNMHTSFRDGTKAAIEMAAVANGAGLVPSDTGLTFTPGDVEEIASICRPADVGGALAHEGTVDVMSSVNRDGTWIPHNTQEGVFVVVKATNAYVSGCFNEYPWHPDPTGQYAALYRPYHYVGLELNVSIANAVLRGIPTGSPIGFFGDVVATAKKDLKAGEFLDGEGGYTVWGQLVSAKHSVSTGALPVALAHHVELRNDVAKGGIVRWEDVIMDDSLAQALELRRETEALVLESVPAP
- a CDS encoding DctP family TRAP transporter solute-binding subunit gives rise to the protein MPKRILAAAAVAVALTVTTALTGCGGGAAPGAGAPSTTIRLGLGDPATSSMGVTAKHFADKVAELSDGKVKVETFPDGTLFGGDQNAAVNLLGNGTLDSTIMSTSVYASFEPKMNAISLPYLFKDTEEVTKYLEGEPGKELLGSLDKLGIKGVSMLTRTPRHTTNSVRPITQPEDFKDLKLRVPQNDLWVKFFGSLGANPTPMDFKEVYTALQLGTIDGQENPLEVPVNNKFFEVQDYLSLTSHISDAFVLGFSKKKWDSFDEDTRKVLQEAADGTADFKTKYDNDEATKTLDKLKGEGVKINELTPEAREKFQAAAQKVYPELEGKVGKEFVQSSLEFLGR
- a CDS encoding TRAP transporter small permease, whose product is MDALLFVGITAMLLSLAAQMVSRQMGASLPWTEELTRFLFMDTTFLGMAAGFRAAVHPRVSFAVAWGPAWLKQVSMHLYAICGTVFFSVLIYKTWELMLQQYAAGESSPALGLKMFLVTLPLVISAALAIVAHITTVYFSPYMRKRILEGEMIA
- a CDS encoding LacI family DNA-binding transcriptional regulator, with protein sequence MQKQPTIRDVAQAAGVSVAVVSRVLNPGSGPVAAATRSRVNDVMKNLGYHPRTAARELKYGPPTTLGLLLADVSNPFFARLADQVVQEAHARGIQVLLMTTQEDDQLESERLATLIERRVSGIIATPTGNNLAIWKQLQDLGTDVVFVDRSIPSLPEVDVVSIDNFESARSATALLAAHGHRRIGIISGPAASTTGTDRIAGYRQALEAAGLEQDELLIRHAAFRGPAGGDAASALLSIEEPPTALVVANTAQVTEVLRRLSHAGIDIPGTLSVIVFDDSPWTELMTPALTIVRQPIDLLARHSVQLALSNTQGKTSGKPHVIRVAAELVERSSVARLQFSK